One window from the genome of Penaeus monodon isolate SGIC_2016 chromosome 4, NSTDA_Pmon_1, whole genome shotgun sequence encodes:
- the LOC119599139 gene encoding glycosaminoglycan xylosylkinase-like yields the protein MGATRIYLMGVVLAVLVSLNLFVTNNNTKRHLQNETLASAASNRNGHKDKVYLQGEVYAVREISDPRNYQRNRTGLRMLSSVYKHLPKIKRKFSSVSSQLMDLVTKLQQDITQRGITDQPWALADKWATTESLVPEPASGLGDVLAALSTAPITAADVGHGGTQLKLFLNLDGGQAVVFRPVRNTLGVVYDTIYSGLDRPDGEIAAFHLSRLLDLRMAPLAVGRSLSLRRDIMPVSTERLNSTFLTGEFLQHPKVLVMAPMSAMAASLGATALLPIFTGVWPVKNYCSEAKNCTDLCLKRLISLVF from the exons ATGGGAGCAACACGAATTTACCTAATGGGCGTGGTTTTAGCTGTTCTCGTAAGTCTGAACTTATTCGTGACAAACAATAACACGAAGCGACACCTTCAAAACGAAACACTGGCATCAGCTGCGTCAAATCGCAATGGACATAAGGATAAGGTTTACCTACAAGGAGAGGTATATGCAGTGAGGGAGAT CAGTGACCCGAGAAATTATCAACGAAATCGCACCGGCTTACGGATGTTGTCTTCTGTCTATAAACACCTTCCGAAGATCAAGAGAAAATTTTCATCCGTTTCCTCACAACTGATGGATTTGGTTACGAAGCTTCAGCAAGATATTACCCAAAGAGGAATAACGGATCAGCCCTGGGCTTTGGCGGACAAA TGGGCCACTACGGAGTCCCTGGTTCCAGAGCCGGCCTCCGGATTAGGGGACGTTCTGGCCGCCCTCTCCACGGCGCCCATCACGGCGGCCGACGTCGGGCACGGAGGGACGCAGCTCAAGCTCTTTCTCAACCTGGATGGGGGGCAGGCGGTGGTGTTTAGGCCAGTGAG GAATACTCTCGGTGTGGTTTATGACACTATATATAGTGGGTTGGATCGCCCTGATGGAGAAATCGCTGCGTTCCATCTCAGCAGACTTCTGGACCTCCGGATGGCGCCCCTCGCCGTCGGTCGCTCCTTGTCCCTGAGGAGAGACATCATGCCCGTTTCCACGGAAAGACTTAACAGCACTTTCTTGACTGGggaat TCTTGCAGCACCCGAAGGTACTAGTCATGGCACCCATGAGTGCCATGGCAGCCAGTCTGGGAGCTACTGCCTTGTTGCCTATTTTCA CAGGGGTTTGGCCGGTCAAGAATTATTGCTCCGAGGCCAAGAACTGTACTGATCTGTGTTTGAAACGGCTTATATCTCTAGTGTTCTGA
- the LOC119599340 gene encoding glycosaminoglycan xylosylkinase homolog has product MQSEHSQRLLHLMDAAVFDFLIQNGDRHHYARFTGSSDSPVVLIDNSKSFTDAHLDHMDVLAPVLQCCRYIRINVHCTY; this is encoded by the exons ATGCAGAGTGAACACTCACAAAGATTGTTGCATTTGATGGATGCAGCTGTTTTTGATTTCCTGATACAGAATGGCGACCGGCATCACTACGCTCGTTTTACAGGGTCGTCTGACTCTCCCGTAGTCCTGATAGATAATAGCAAAAG TTTCACTGATGCTCATCTAGATCATATGGACGTTTTGGCACCAGTGTTGCAATGCTGCAGGTATATCAGAATCAATGTTCACTGTACATATTGA